In the genome of Desulfuromonas sp. DDH964, one region contains:
- a CDS encoding acyl-CoA thioesterase, with protein sequence MTRSMSLTVRYAETDAQGIVHHSRYLIWFEEGRSDFLRQQGLHYRDFEKAGYFIVVAEAEVKYRAPALYEDVVTVETTLVRMRGKVIEFSYRASNEAGTLLAEGRTRHVVLGPDRRPTPLPDSLLEAIGVPAEVVETA encoded by the coding sequence ATGACCCGTTCCATGTCGCTCACTGTCCGCTACGCCGAAACCGATGCCCAGGGGATCGTGCACCACTCCCGTTACCTGATCTGGTTCGAGGAGGGGCGATCCGATTTTCTGCGTCAGCAGGGACTGCACTACCGGGACTTTGAAAAGGCCGGTTACTTCATCGTCGTCGCCGAGGCCGAGGTCAAGTACCGGGCGCCGGCTCTCTACGAAGATGTGGTGACAGTCGAGACGACTCTGGTGCGCATGCGCGGCAAGGTGATTGAATTTTCCTACCGGGCCAGCAACGAGGCCGGGACCCTGCTTGCCGAGGGGCGCACTCGTCACGTAGTGCTCGGTCCCGACCGGCGGCCGACCCCGCTTCCGGACTCCCTGCTCGAAGCGATCGGCGTTCCTGCTGAGGTCGTTGAAACCGCCTGA